A window of the Xiashengella succiniciproducens genome harbors these coding sequences:
- a CDS encoding glycoside hydrolase family 9 protein codes for MKSDMYRYLSALFFTALLLVACNGKDNHSAEDVLKYNQVGYFTSGPKLVLLDDQYEEILIKDLDGKLVLRVFADSAKFWEPSGDTVRRADFSWLNSKGTFLLEIPGCDVRYQITVSDKPYDEVVRAAIKAFYYNRTAIPLEEKYAGYWYRQAGHPDTVVYVHASAATEQRPEGTVISSPLGWYDAGDYNKYVVNSAITTYTLLKALKDYREYFDTLGVNIPESGSGLPDLLSETLFNLRWVLTMQDPFDGGVYHKLTSKQFDDFIMPHESLSDRYVVAKSTAAALDFTALNAAASRILRDYEELLPGLADSCLAAAKLAWNWALQHPDVYYKQPEDIVTGAYGDWNLNDEWYWAASELFIASGDPNAKNLVVTYYDQPSVPNWMDVRTLGTMSLLENPELEGELSLPLSEDFIALADDLVSVWENSPYAVSIQSFAWGSNSTVANEGMLKMCAYRLSGNRKYLESAISDLDYILGRNATGYCFVTGFGEKRVMNIHHRPSEADGIHEPIPGFLAGGPNLDVLTDCSDDGNERSPFPAKSYVDMVCSYSTNEIAINWNAPLVYLVGAINASAMTK; via the coding sequence ATGAAAAGCGATATGTATAGATATCTGTCTGCATTATTCTTTACAGCACTTCTTTTAGTAGCCTGTAACGGAAAGGATAATCATTCAGCAGAAGACGTGTTGAAGTACAATCAGGTGGGCTATTTTACATCCGGACCCAAACTGGTTTTACTTGACGATCAATATGAAGAGATACTAATCAAAGATCTTGACGGAAAACTTGTTTTAAGGGTCTTTGCCGACAGTGCCAAGTTCTGGGAGCCTTCAGGCGACACTGTCCGTAGAGCTGACTTCAGTTGGCTCAACAGCAAAGGAACATTTCTACTGGAAATTCCTGGTTGCGATGTCCGGTACCAGATTACTGTCAGTGACAAGCCCTACGATGAGGTTGTCAGGGCCGCTATCAAGGCATTTTATTACAATCGTACAGCCATTCCTCTTGAGGAAAAGTATGCGGGCTATTGGTATAGACAGGCAGGTCATCCTGACACAGTCGTATATGTCCACGCTTCTGCAGCCACAGAGCAAAGACCTGAGGGTACGGTGATATCTTCACCTCTGGGCTGGTATGATGCAGGTGATTACAATAAGTATGTAGTCAACAGTGCAATCACTACCTATACCCTGCTAAAGGCTTTAAAGGATTACAGGGAGTATTTTGACACACTAGGCGTAAATATTCCTGAGTCCGGAAGTGGACTGCCGGACCTATTGTCTGAGACTTTGTTCAACCTCAGGTGGGTTCTTACTATGCAGGATCCGTTTGACGGAGGCGTATATCACAAGTTGACATCCAAGCAGTTTGATGACTTCATTATGCCACATGAGTCATTGAGCGATAGATATGTTGTAGCCAAAAGTACTGCTGCTGCACTAGACTTTACAGCTCTAAATGCTGCCGCTTCTCGTATTCTGCGTGATTATGAGGAATTACTCCCGGGACTTGCGGATAGTTGCCTGGCTGCTGCAAAGCTTGCCTGGAACTGGGCGTTGCAACACCCTGATGTTTATTACAAGCAGCCTGAAGATATAGTAACCGGAGCCTATGGTGACTGGAATCTGAATGATGAGTGGTATTGGGCGGCAAGTGAACTGTTTATTGCAAGCGGAGATCCGAATGCAAAGAACTTAGTAGTGACGTACTATGATCAACCCTCTGTCCCAAATTGGATGGATGTTAGGACTTTGGGTACTATGTCCCTGCTTGAAAACCCTGAACTTGAAGGGGAACTGTCCCTTCCATTGAGCGAGGACTTCATAGCACTCGCGGACGACCTTGTTAGCGTGTGGGAGAATTCTCCCTATGCTGTCAGTATTCAATCCTTCGCCTGGGGTAGCAACTCAACAGTTGCTAATGAAGGGATGCTAAAGATGTGCGCCTATAGATTGTCAGGTAACAGAAAGTATTTAGAATCGGCAATAAGTGACCTTGATTATATCTTGGGTCGCAATGCCACAGGATATTGCTTTGTTACCGGCTTCGGAGAGAAAAGGGTCATGAATATACATCACCGTCCCTCGGAAGCTGATGGTATTCATGAGCCGATTCCCGGTTTCCTTGCGGGAGGTCCTAATCTGGATGTGCTGACTGACTGCTCTGATGATGGAAATGAAAGAAGCCCCTTTCCTGCCAAATCGTATGTCGATATGGTATGTAGCTACTCAACAAATGAGATAGCAATTAACTGGAATGCGCCCCTGGTCTACCTTGTTGGTGCCATAAATGCATCAGCTATGACCAAATAA
- a CDS encoding GH36-type glycosyl hydrolase domain-containing protein — protein sequence MRFGYFDDDRREYVITNPETPWPWINYLGNEDFFSIISNTAGGYAFYKDAKFRRITRYRYNNVPMDNGGRYFYVNEDGTVWSPGWKPVKTPLDTYECRHGLSYTVVKGAKNGLMAEALFFVPLNALCEIQRLKLTNLTGTRKSFKLFSYMEWCLWNAEDDMNNLQRNLSTGEVEIKDSTIYHKTEYKDRRNHYAYYHSTVPVHGYDTDRESFVGLYNEYSAPQAVVEGKPRNSHAHGWSPVASHYFEIELEAGESRDFIFILGYVENEDDAKWESKGVINKTKAQDTISRFNTPGKIDYAMEELRSYWDSLLSVYLLKSDDERLDRMVNIWNQYQCMVTFNMSRSASLFEVGIGRGMGFRDSNQDLIGFVHQIPGRARQRIIDIASTQFEDGGAYHQYQPLTKRGNNAIGGNFNDDPLWLILSTVEYIKETGDFSILDEMVPFDNDESKAKSHFDHLKVSFYHVVNNLGPHQLPLIGRADWNDCLNLNCFSTNPDESFQTTENKTGGTAESLMIAGLFVVYGREFIQLCRQIGKEEEANKAQAHVDNMVEAIKKHGWDGEWFLRAYDYYGKKVGSKENEEGKIFIESQGWCSMAQVGVEEGLVEKALDSVKKYLDCDYGIVLNNPAFTRYVIEYGEISTYPPGYKENAGIFCHNNPWIIIAETMIGRGERAWEYYKKICPSFLEDISELHRTEPYVYAQMIAGKDAHKPGEAKNSWLTGTAAWNFYAISRFILGVRPTYDGLLIDPCIPQDWKGFEVRRKFRNAEYKIMVTNPDGVNKGVKTILLDGRKLDGNVIPIMKPGEYLVEVIMG from the coding sequence ATGAGGTTCGGATATTTTGATGATGATAGAAGGGAGTATGTAATTACAAATCCTGAAACGCCATGGCCTTGGATCAATTATCTTGGCAATGAGGATTTCTTCTCTATTATATCCAACACAGCGGGAGGATATGCATTCTACAAAGATGCCAAGTTTCGTCGCATTACCAGGTACAGATACAATAATGTACCAATGGATAATGGCGGTAGGTACTTTTATGTTAATGAGGATGGAACAGTATGGTCTCCGGGATGGAAACCTGTGAAAACTCCACTTGATACCTATGAGTGCCGTCATGGCCTTAGCTATACTGTTGTAAAGGGAGCAAAGAACGGACTTATGGCTGAGGCTCTGTTCTTTGTGCCTCTGAATGCATTATGTGAGATTCAACGTCTGAAACTAACCAACCTAACCGGTACAAGGAAGTCATTCAAACTGTTCTCATACATGGAATGGTGCTTGTGGAATGCTGAGGATGATATGAATAATCTACAGCGCAACTTAAGTACCGGGGAGGTAGAGATTAAGGATTCCACAATCTATCATAAAACCGAGTATAAAGACAGGCGTAATCATTATGCCTATTATCACTCCACGGTTCCCGTTCACGGTTATGATACTGATCGTGAGTCCTTTGTGGGGCTTTACAATGAGTATTCAGCCCCTCAGGCGGTAGTAGAGGGTAAGCCACGCAACTCGCATGCTCATGGCTGGTCTCCAGTGGCTTCTCATTACTTTGAGATTGAGCTGGAGGCCGGTGAAAGTCGTGACTTTATTTTTATCCTAGGCTATGTTGAAAATGAGGATGATGCTAAGTGGGAGTCCAAAGGTGTTATTAATAAGACTAAGGCTCAGGATACTATCAGTCGCTTTAATACACCCGGTAAGATTGACTACGCAATGGAGGAGCTACGTAGCTATTGGGACTCACTGCTTAGCGTTTACCTGCTAAAGAGTGATGATGAACGCCTCGACAGAATGGTCAATATCTGGAATCAATACCAGTGTATGGTTACCTTCAATATGTCGCGGTCGGCATCTCTCTTTGAGGTAGGTATAGGTCGTGGAATGGGCTTCCGCGACTCAAATCAGGACCTTATTGGTTTCGTGCATCAGATACCCGGCAGGGCACGCCAGAGGATAATAGATATTGCCTCTACTCAATTTGAGGATGGTGGTGCCTACCACCAATATCAGCCTTTGACCAAGAGAGGAAATAATGCAATCGGTGGGAACTTCAATGATGATCCGCTTTGGTTGATTCTTTCTACAGTAGAATATATCAAGGAGACAGGTGACTTCTCAATTCTTGATGAGATGGTGCCGTTTGACAATGATGAAAGCAAGGCAAAGTCTCATTTTGATCACCTTAAAGTGTCATTCTACCATGTTGTCAATAATCTTGGACCGCATCAGCTGCCACTGATAGGCAGGGCAGACTGGAATGACTGTTTGAATCTCAACTGCTTCTCAACCAACCCTGACGAATCCTTCCAGACTACAGAGAATAAGACTGGTGGAACAGCTGAATCGTTGATGATAGCCGGTCTCTTTGTAGTCTATGGAAGGGAATTTATTCAACTGTGCAGACAAATAGGAAAAGAGGAAGAGGCCAACAAGGCTCAGGCGCATGTCGATAATATGGTTGAGGCTATTAAAAAGCATGGCTGGGATGGAGAATGGTTCCTCAGGGCTTATGACTACTATGGCAAAAAGGTAGGAAGTAAGGAAAATGAAGAAGGTAAGATCTTTATTGAATCCCAGGGCTGGTGCTCTATGGCACAGGTAGGAGTAGAGGAGGGGCTGGTTGAAAAAGCCCTTGACTCAGTCAAGAAGTATCTGGACTGTGACTATGGCATAGTCTTGAATAATCCAGCATTCACAAGATATGTGATTGAATATGGAGAGATTTCTACCTATCCTCCAGGTTATAAGGAAAACGCAGGAATTTTCTGCCACAACAACCCTTGGATTATAATTGCAGAAACAATGATCGGAAGGGGTGAAAGGGCATGGGAGTATTACAAAAAGATTTGCCCTTCATTTCTAGAGGATATTAGTGAGTTGCACAGAACCGAGCCCTATGTGTATGCACAGATGATTGCAGGTAAGGACGCACACAAGCCTGGAGAGGCAAAGAACTCATGGCTTACAGGTACTGCTGCATGGAACTTCTACGCAATAAGCAGGTTCATACTGGGAGTACGCCCCACTTACGACGGTTTGTTGATAGATCCCTGTATCCCGCAAGACTGGAAAGGCTTTGAGGTTAGGAGGAAGTTCCGCAATGCTGAGTACAAGATCATGGTAACAAACCCTGACGGAGTAAACAAGGGTGTTAAGACTATCTTGCTCGATGGCAGGAAGCTGGACGGCAATGTAATACCAATAATGAAACCAGGAGAATATCTGGTTGAAGTAATAATGGGATAA
- a CDS encoding MFS transporter produces the protein MNFSEKLSLKEKVGYALGDGAANIAWRGVAIFLAIFYTDVFGLHPAAVALLLLVARATDGITDVLMGLICDRTKSKYGKFRPWVLWTAIPLAVSLSLLFTTPDLGPKGKIVYAYATYLLFILVYTANNVPYGALMAVMTGDDKQRTSLGSYRMVGAFTGGLVVQGALLFLVAYFGNINPRVDVEKLDSEKYILTVSTDKSVDNVNIRAGARTFFSEGNALLQLSDQPAESYNLPRVGWSLSMEAGKEYSFIVTGEDDIKAKDVRIIDQKRGYSNSIYLLSVFLALFLVITFATTRERVQPPKSQKTNLLKDMKDLAFNRPWLVLLFIGLIFNTYNAIKQGTILYYFSHFLHNQLLASFFMVGLMLASIAGAMVTSYLSRLMGKRNLFVAAFIFSGSINALFWFCGPDDIVQIFAIGLVSEFGAAIFPTLFFAMLGDAADYSEFVNNRRATGLVYSAGSLATKFGGGIAGAIIGMVLAAFSYDGLNHESIRQAVPGIIMLMSWIPAVIALLGAIVMAFYPLTTRKMEEITAELARRRATETY, from the coding sequence ATGAATTTTTCAGAGAAACTGAGTTTAAAAGAAAAAGTAGGCTATGCTCTGGGTGACGGAGCAGCCAATATTGCATGGCGAGGTGTAGCCATATTCCTTGCAATTTTCTACACGGATGTCTTTGGATTGCATCCTGCGGCTGTTGCTTTGCTCCTGTTGGTAGCCAGGGCGACAGACGGGATTACTGATGTTCTGATGGGACTTATCTGTGACCGCACAAAGTCAAAGTATGGAAAGTTCAGACCATGGGTGTTGTGGACGGCTATCCCTCTTGCAGTTTCTCTTTCTTTGCTGTTTACTACCCCTGATCTGGGTCCCAAGGGAAAGATCGTTTATGCATATGCAACCTATCTGCTGTTTATCCTTGTCTATACAGCCAACAATGTACCATACGGAGCCTTAATGGCAGTAATGACAGGTGATGACAAGCAACGTACAAGTCTTGGATCATACAGAATGGTGGGAGCCTTTACCGGAGGCTTGGTAGTACAGGGAGCACTGTTGTTTCTCGTAGCTTATTTCGGCAACATCAACCCCAGGGTTGATGTTGAGAAGCTTGATAGTGAGAAGTATATTCTCACAGTATCAACAGACAAGAGTGTAGATAATGTAAATATCAGGGCAGGTGCCAGGACTTTCTTTTCAGAGGGCAATGCTTTATTACAATTGTCTGATCAGCCTGCAGAGAGTTACAACCTACCGCGTGTTGGTTGGAGTCTTTCTATGGAAGCCGGTAAGGAGTACTCCTTTATTGTAACTGGAGAAGATGATATCAAGGCAAAAGATGTCCGTATTATTGATCAGAAAAGGGGATACAGCAACTCGATTTATCTGTTGTCAGTATTTCTAGCTCTATTCCTTGTGATAACCTTTGCAACAACAAGAGAGAGGGTTCAACCACCAAAATCTCAGAAGACAAACCTTTTGAAGGATATGAAGGATCTGGCCTTTAACAGGCCTTGGCTGGTGCTCCTGTTTATTGGTCTGATATTTAATACCTACAATGCAATTAAACAGGGTACTATCCTCTATTATTTCAGTCACTTCCTGCATAATCAATTGCTTGCATCCTTCTTTATGGTGGGACTGATGTTGGCCTCTATTGCAGGTGCAATGGTGACTTCCTATCTAAGCAGACTAATGGGAAAGAGAAATCTGTTTGTAGCTGCCTTTATCTTCTCAGGTAGCATTAATGCCCTGTTCTGGTTCTGTGGACCTGACGACATAGTCCAAATCTTTGCAATAGGTCTGGTTTCCGAGTTTGGTGCTGCAATATTCCCAACCCTGTTTTTTGCAATGTTGGGTGATGCTGCCGACTACTCTGAGTTTGTCAACAATCGCAGAGCTACAGGTCTGGTATACTCAGCTGGTTCACTTGCTACAAAGTTTGGTGGAGGTATTGCCGGAGCAATAATAGGAATGGTACTGGCTGCTTTCAGCTATGACGGATTGAACCATGAGTCCATACGTCAGGCTGTTCCTGGTATAATTATGCTGATGAGCTGGATCCCTGCTGTTATAGCATTGCTTGGAGCCATTGTAATGGCATTTTACCCACTTACAACAAGGAAGATGGAAGAGATAACGGCTGAACTGGCACGTCGTCGTGCAACTGAAACCTATTAA
- a CDS encoding NUDIX hydrolase: protein MEGDSIHKYKRGVINNFVSVDCVIFGFDFNRLNVLLVDRVLIDESTGEEIVNDLTLTGNHIYENEDLDEAAARILFDLTGLEDIYLKQFKAFGSPTRISREKDKIWLKASGRNPEDRIVTVGYYSLLDIDQVTLQWKGRDVRWTPVAEVTDLGFDHVDILNEALKELRKDLIREPIGFELLPEKFTLSHLQRVYEVILGVNLDKRNFRKKVARMKYLRQLDEKQVGVAHKPARLYTFDKDTYEATRRELLDFAI, encoded by the coding sequence ATGGAAGGAGACTCAATACATAAATATAAGCGTGGAGTAATCAACAATTTTGTTTCTGTTGACTGTGTGATTTTTGGTTTTGACTTCAACAGACTGAATGTATTGCTTGTAGATCGGGTATTGATTGATGAGAGTACTGGAGAGGAGATAGTAAATGACCTTACATTGACGGGTAACCACATATATGAGAACGAGGACCTGGATGAAGCAGCGGCACGTATCCTGTTTGACCTTACCGGTCTTGAGGATATTTACCTGAAGCAATTCAAAGCCTTTGGATCTCCAACACGGATAAGTCGCGAGAAGGATAAGATATGGTTAAAGGCCAGTGGTCGTAATCCTGAGGACAGGATAGTCACAGTAGGCTATTATTCACTTCTGGATATTGACCAGGTGACATTGCAATGGAAAGGTAGAGATGTAAGGTGGACTCCGGTGGCTGAGGTAACTGACCTTGGTTTTGACCACGTGGACATCCTTAATGAAGCACTCAAAGAGCTTCGTAAAGATCTGATCCGAGAGCCCATTGGATTTGAATTGTTGCCGGAGAAGTTTACCCTGTCTCATTTGCAAAGGGTATATGAAGTGATTCTTGGAGTTAATCTGGACAAGCGCAACTTCAGGAAGAAGGTAGCAAGGATGAAGTATCTGAGGCAGCTGGATGAGAAGCAAGTAGGAGTAGCACACAAACCGGCCCGTCTTTACACTTTTGACAAAGATACATATGAGGCGACCCGGAGGGAGCTTTTGGATTTTGCGATTTAG
- a CDS encoding NUDIX hydrolase — MTYNHPKFLVAVDCVIFGYEDSELKVLLRHRDFDPGKGGWSLPGGFVNEKESVEDAALRVLFETTGLKDIFLEQIYTFSEPNRDPGERVISVSFFALIKIQDHDTELVGKNGAHWIPISELPELIFDHKVMVDQALLALQTKAANEVIGRELLPDFFTFNQLVDLYYAIYKRPFDPSNFRKRVKSLNVIERLNFKDKANSRKGAFYYRFKEPEQIEPYSRMVFRLHNQR, encoded by the coding sequence ATGACCTATAATCACCCTAAATTCCTTGTGGCTGTTGACTGCGTTATCTTTGGCTATGAGGATTCCGAATTGAAAGTACTCCTAAGGCATCGCGACTTTGACCCTGGTAAGGGAGGATGGTCCCTGCCCGGCGGTTTTGTAAATGAAAAAGAATCAGTTGAAGATGCTGCTCTCAGGGTTCTGTTTGAAACAACCGGATTGAAAGATATATTCCTGGAGCAGATTTATACATTTTCTGAACCAAACCGTGACCCGGGTGAGAGAGTAATTAGTGTGTCATTTTTTGCGCTTATCAAGATTCAGGATCATGATACCGAACTGGTTGGTAAGAATGGTGCACACTGGATACCTATTAGTGAATTGCCTGAACTAATATTTGACCATAAGGTCATGGTTGACCAGGCCCTGCTGGCATTGCAGACCAAGGCCGCAAATGAAGTTATTGGCAGGGAGCTGCTTCCTGATTTCTTTACCTTCAATCAACTTGTTGATCTGTACTACGCCATTTATAAAAGACCCTTTGACCCGTCAAATTTCAGAAAAAGGGTCAAGTCTCTTAATGTTATCGAAAGACTTAATTTTAAGGATAAAGCAAACTCAAGGAAGGGGGCCTTTTATTACAGATTCAAGGAACCTGAACAAATTGAACCTTATAGTAGAATGGTATTTAGATTGCACAATCAAAGATAG
- a CDS encoding MmcQ/YjbR family DNA-binding protein produces MNIETLRDYCLSLPHVTEDMPFGPDTLVFKVGGKIFLLTGLDGPFSINVKCDPEYAVTLREEHSAIRPGYHMNKTHWNTIDIDGSLNDEFLRNMINHSYALVYKSLPRKTREEFEKKA; encoded by the coding sequence ATGAATATTGAGACCCTTCGTGATTATTGTTTGTCTCTTCCCCATGTTACCGAGGATATGCCCTTCGGTCCAGACACCCTAGTCTTTAAGGTTGGTGGGAAGATATTCCTATTAACTGGACTAGACGGACCATTCAGCATCAACGTGAAATGTGATCCCGAATATGCTGTTACACTCAGGGAGGAACATTCTGCAATACGTCCCGGTTATCATATGAATAAGACCCACTGGAATACTATAGATATTGACGGGAGCCTGAATGATGAATTCCTCAGAAACATGATCAATCATTCTTATGCCTTGGTATACAAAAGCTTGCCCAGAAAGACAAGAGAGGAATTTGAGAAGAAAGCATAG
- a CDS encoding YraN family protein: protein MAEHNDLGRLGEDKAAEYLQAKGYKIVERNWYFHHKEVDIIAFDGDTVVFVEVRTRTSSDVLHPRDSVMPLKMRYLILAADNYVRYKKLDNRIRFDLIACISHRDGRWDIEHIEDAFTAQAE, encoded by the coding sequence ATGGCAGAGCATAATGATCTTGGGCGACTTGGTGAGGACAAAGCTGCTGAATATCTGCAGGCAAAAGGTTATAAGATAGTGGAGCGCAACTGGTACTTCCATCACAAAGAGGTTGATATAATAGCTTTCGACGGTGATACCGTGGTTTTTGTAGAGGTCAGAACCAGAACCAGTAGTGATGTGCTACACCCACGTGACAGTGTGATGCCACTCAAGATGCGTTACCTGATTCTTGCAGCCGATAATTATGTACGTTACAAAAAGCTGGACAACCGTATCAGATTTGACCTCATTGCCTGTATCTCTCATAGAGACGGGCGCTGGGATATAGAACATATCGAGGATGCATTTACTGCACAGGCAGAGTAA
- a CDS encoding S66 peptidase family protein translates to MTLAESLRPGDLVAIVSPAGIVDASYIKAAAEYLRGRGLRIRIGDHVYDSWNRFAGTDRNRAEDLQAAINNPEVAAIWFSRGGYGCGRLTGMVDLSPLAKKHKWFIGCSDITYFHSLLQNTMGLTSVHGPMPKAFDRKGAPDNGVDMLWDLVSGLWPEYMVEPHPLNKAGIGEGVLIGGNLTVLDILKGSILDFNPEGKILFIEDVGEYLYHMDRLVRGFKLAGKFEGLTGLIIGGMTDMKDSEPHFGQTAYEIIAEAVRDLPFPVAFGFPAGHDLLNLPLVLGTEVRMKVTSEGLLLQYNT, encoded by the coding sequence ATGACATTAGCAGAGAGTCTGAGACCCGGAGATCTGGTTGCCATAGTATCGCCTGCAGGCATAGTGGATGCTTCCTATATCAAAGCTGCGGCTGAGTATCTCAGAGGAAGGGGGCTCAGGATAAGGATAGGAGACCATGTATATGATTCGTGGAATCGCTTTGCAGGTACGGACAGAAACAGGGCCGAGGATCTGCAGGCTGCCATAAATAATCCGGAAGTTGCTGCTATCTGGTTTAGCCGTGGTGGTTATGGCTGCGGGCGCCTGACCGGGATGGTGGATCTTTCTCCTTTGGCAAAAAAACATAAGTGGTTTATCGGCTGCAGCGATATAACTTACTTCCATTCCTTACTTCAAAACACAATGGGACTCACCTCTGTTCATGGTCCCATGCCCAAGGCCTTTGACAGGAAAGGTGCCCCTGATAATGGAGTTGACATGCTTTGGGATCTGGTTTCCGGACTATGGCCTGAATACATGGTAGAACCGCATCCATTAAATAAAGCCGGAATAGGGGAGGGGGTACTTATAGGAGGTAACCTTACAGTGCTGGATATCCTTAAGGGAAGCATTCTTGATTTTAATCCTGAAGGAAAAATATTGTTTATCGAGGATGTTGGAGAATATCTATATCATATGGACAGGCTGGTTAGGGGCTTCAAACTTGCGGGCAAGTTTGAAGGGCTTACCGGACTTATAATAGGAGGGATGACCGATATGAAGGATTCAGAACCCCACTTTGGTCAGACAGCTTATGAGATTATTGCAGAAGCTGTAAGGGATTTGCCTTTTCCCGTGGCCTTTGGCTTTCCTGCCGGTCATGATCTGCTTAACCTGCCACTGGTACTCGGTACCGAAGTCAGGATGAAGGTGACAAGTGAAGGACTATTGTTGCAGTACAATACCTGA